Part of the Lotus japonicus ecotype B-129 chromosome 6, LjGifu_v1.2 genome, TTCCACTTGTTTATCTGGTATACTCGTGTGTTTGATTTTGTGTGATTAATTGTAGCATTTCAGTCAGTATGTTTCATTCCAAGAATGCTCTTAACAATGAAGTTTGAAATTGCAAATTTTCCGTTTTATCATCACCTAATATTTCATAATTAACAATTGAAATCAATactgaagagaaaagaaaaacaaaacactGTATCCATGTAAGCTTAGATGCAAGACTATGCGATCAATTATGTTTTTGTAATGGGTTAAGTCATGTTTTATCAAATCTTATCACTTTACCTTGTGGTTATAATGCTGAGACATGATGCAACACTAGCAAATTAGAAAGACCCGTAGGACTCACCTTCCAGCGGTACATAGATTTTCAAACTTAAATAGAgatgaaatataaaaaatttcatgAACAACATCAACTAAATAATCTTCAAATTTAGTCTAATACTTTTACAACATGGCATAACCTAACAATTGTCTCTAATTAATATGTAAAATtcaaaccctttactatacatACACATATCAATCAACAACTCTATCAATGCAAGCAGCACCACCAAGTGCGTAGATCAACTAACATAAGATTATTCTAGCTTAAGTAGATGTATCAAGTGAAAATTGCATATGCTATTGCCTATGCATGTGGACATCCTCTGGAAAACAGAGTGGTTTAATAGAGTGCAACATTTCATAGTCCACTAGTGCAGTTGCCATTGGATGACTTAATTTACTCTCAATGCTTGAAGCCCTGCAATGTTTTCATTTACCAAATCCAGTTAGTCTTCAAAGAGTTATACATTGATCTCTAAACAGTAAACACAATGTATTCTAGGTAGATCGTCATCCACATTGGTCAAAGAGGAGAGCATATCAATAGTTAACTACCCACTAGTGTGTGGTTTGCTCTATGCCCAATATGGAGATCTCTCCGGATTTTAGGCATCTCGCAACCAAGACTTTTTGaccatatttttataaatttctcATATTAGCTTATGGATGAATGCTTATGACATGTTTGACAAAACCAACTAATAAGATACTTCAAAACTAATAAATTAGCTTACAATTGATAGCTCAAAACTTATGGAGAGATTATAGGGCGTATTGGTCAAGGCGTTGTTGCATGGTGGGATTAGCTTCTCCAACGCTCTAGAGAAGCAAATTCAATTGCGGATTGGCTGGCTAGTCTGGCTTTATGTCTTAGCTTTGAAACtcatgtttttttgttgttgctcTTTTTAGGGGTTGTCATCACTTCCTTCGGCTAGATAGCAACAATTAAAGTATGAGCAAAATGCACGTGGAATGCAcgaaaacatttttaaaaatatttaaacttGAAATAGAAATTatgataaaatattatttttaaatataatttatactGTAAATTTAAGATCAATAAATAATAGTTATACAAAAGtatactttttaaattttactataaatatataaaacattatttttaaaaaaatatttttttagttacatagaattaaaaataaatatttaaacttTTATTTTGACAGCAAAActgaaatattattaataacaaAAACTTCCTGAGAACAACTCTCTCAAAGATAAGTTATATCGGAGCATCATCCCATGAGAGAACCCACGTCTAGCGcttgtgcctcattaaaactttCATAGGAAAAACTCATTTAAGGATAAAAATCTAGaataggaaaaagagtacatcaaaAACGCTAGGACGTCTACCGTGCTATAACCCACCAAAGCACACACAGCCAGAACAAATGCCAATGAACCACCCATAGCCCAGCAAGGTTAactaaaacattttccaaattaatATGCTGCATTTGATCCCAACcatcataaatattttttttttttggtccttGACCAAAACCATAAATATTTAAACTTAAAAGTCTTAAAaagtatttaaattttattttaaataatgttCACTTAAGAACCTCACTCTTTCAtttcaatcaaaaaaaaaaaaaaaagaacctcACTCTTTTTTGAACTTCAAGGACCTCACTCTTAAATGTGATATTAATCACAAGAAGCTAAAAAAATAATGTACATGATAAGACATTATAAATTGAATAAAACTAACCACGCAATTAACTAATAgctcatttcaaaaaaaaaaaactaatagcTAATTCATACAAATTGAAGAAAATCtaactaattatttttttacacCACATGAATGTCCAGGGACTAAAGTATCAAAATAAGACTTTCACGTCGTTAAATAATGGCTAATGAACTAAAGATTTTGAAACAAATGAACTAAAATATTAACGCAATAATGATAtctacacacctcattttctaaacacttcatttccacatatttttatttatatctctctcctcttatcatctatcacatcttatattttcgctctcatactttttcttttcttattatctctctcttcattccacctccCTCCACCTCAAAAAAAGGTGTGAATGAAACATTATTCAGATTAACAACATATTAACAACATCAACGttatatgttaatttttatttttttatggtcAAATGGAAATTTCATTCAAATAAAGCGGCCAAAAGATCGGTCCAAATACAAGCATTGAAACAAACCGATGTTTATTTTTATACTTTACATAATATTCTTGTtgtataataattataaatttaataaattacgacaaaaaatttaaattgattttaagCCATGGCCTGACTCTCCAGCTTGGTGAACATCTTTTTGATTTCCCCTTTGGAGAATGTCACTCCTTGTTGTTCCCCTCTCGCCTTAGTGCGCATGGTTTCTTTTGACCACTCattgtaaaaaaagaaaatgaaattacaTTAAAATAATTCATTTACCTAGTCAAatggaaaacaaaataaatatgcGCGCTatctcttaaatttttttttttttgataatgaaTGGCTAATAAACTAAAATAGGTAATAACACAAATGTTACATTAATTCCTTACAAAATATCCTtgttgaaaattaattaaaatattaaaaataaatttaagaaATAAACTCAGACcatataattgaaaaaataaattacattgAAATGATTCAAGTCCTACTCAAATGAAAGACAAAATAAATATGTTATCTCCTATATATCTTAAATGgctattattttttgttgataaaaatAGCTAATAAACTAAAACAGCTAATAACGAGAATGTTATATGTTTATTTTAATACTTTACAAAGTAATGTTgttgtaaaataattaaaagttaatatatatatatataatgaataaattaatttcaaaccatataaatgaaaaatgaaattacATCAAAATGATTCAAGTACCTACTCAAATAAAGAAAGTCAATATGTTATGGCCAATGTCTTAAAAAACGGCccgataataattaaatatatcttttaaatataatactattatttattaaataatttattaatatagaattaataaattaattcaaaaataaattttaaactgacatataattattataatgtttactttataatataaaaaataataattcccTTTTGAAAATATTTAGGATTTTTTTAATCATGGTTGCAACAAAtataaaacaaataacaaatgTAAAATTCAATGAAAAACTACCTCGCTTCTTGAtacattttattatattttttaaagcaaaagatTTATCAAATAATAATCAGGTTGAGATACAAATTCTCTCAAAAAAAATAAACCACACAACCAAATAAGGATAAAACCTCAAATTAAAAATAGGCATTGCCATGGTGAAAACAAACCGATCATAGGACCAATATCCATAAAAACCAAACCTCTCAACATAAAACCACAAGAAAATTCAAAAACCCAAGGGCAAAAGCAAACCCCATACAACTAAGATGAAAATTCAAGCATACTAGTGAATATTGAACAACCGGTAAAAATGCTCTAACTCATGATCCCATCTACAATATTCATATGAGCTaataacatcatcatcatcatcatctattAATGTCCATTTATCCATCTTTACTCTCCACCCTTTGCATGTGCTTTTGGAGATACATAGAGGACTTTGATTGCGCCCCAATATTCCATTATTTTTCCACATAAAGCCCAATAATTTTTTCACTTTATTTCTCGAAGCTACAACACACTTGGACTTCCTCAGAAAACGCATGAACTTAAGTCCTTGTTTTCTCAAATCATCATTTTCAGAGCATAGTGAAATCATACCACACACATATTTGGCTTCCATGTGACCATTTTCAGCAGCTACCTTCAAGATCTCAAGACCATCAATCTTTCCATTTgaataatcaaaatattttcGCAGCCCTTCTCTGTACAAGCTCTCCATGTTTCCACATTCCATGCAACGGTTCAAGAACGATGATGTGTTGTCATTAGGAAGCCAATGGATTAATGGGAATGTGTCCAAAGAAACTCTTCTCCAAACATAATCATCTTCAGCAGCATCAAGAAAATCTTTGCAACACATTTTGATGGAGTGAAGGTCGATGATAGATTGTGAGGCCACAATTGTAATCACCTCTACTAACAAGTCTCTTGAAAGCATTTTTATGGCAGCGGTGGAGTTGGGACCTTTACCAGTGCGAGATCTCTTGCTCCTTTTCCTCTTCACTAATTGTGGTAATGGTTGCTCAACATGAGCAGCTGCATGTGCTCTATGAGTGGACACATATGGTGGAACGCGTGGTGCGGAACCACCTGCATAACCGTCACCTCTAGCTCTAACCATATCTACAAGAAAATAAATTCAAGTGGCTAAAATTATCATATAGTTAAACTAAACATTGAAACAATATATAAAATTCTTATAAAAAACCCTTGAATTAAAGTTATCAAATTGTAGTTTCCAATATGTGTTCTAAGGATCTGGAAATTAGAAGTCATTATTTTAATGACACAACACTACCTAATTCTAGTTTTCGAAACCTTAGAGTACATAAGAAATTAGAATTTTAACTTATTGATCCAAGATTACATGATTCTAGTTTTCAGAATTGGAGCTTAGAATCTGGTAGTTGTAAACAAGCTATTTCTACCAAATGTTACATTACGTAATTCTATTTTTCAAAACTATAAAATACCTACGAAAATTGAATTTCAGAACTACACTTCACATGAAACTAAGATAATGTTAAGAAAAAACTTTAACATGGCGAGTGTCCTAGTAGACAACATAGGTGggagaaaataattaaataagaaaaactaacaaagaagaaggaaaagagcTCACCTAACTGAAGGAAGAAAACTTGAAATGCAATGTAATCTGCGTGATGGCGAGGAAAAGGATGAGAGAAATTGTAAGAAAGAGGACGAGATATTGGATAGttaagaagaggaagagattgATGGTAAATGCGGGATGAGGAGATTAAATAGCTATCATTTTGGTTGATAAAAAATTACTAATAAACAAAAAGATTAATTACACGAATGTTATATGTTTATCTTAATACTTTACAAAAGATCATTGTTGTAAAATAATTAAAGTTCAATGTATTGTGAAGAAATTAATTTCGAACCAtgtaatttaaaaatgaaattacaTTAAGGATTTAATTACGATGCAAATGGAAAGCGAATTCAACATAATGTTCCTATCATAAATGACTATTATTTTTGTTGATTAAAAGGGCTAATGAGCTaaaataggtttttttttaaatgaactaAAATTGGTAATAACACAAATGTTATGTTTATATTATACtttaaaaaatatcatttggtgaaataattaaaattttaacatattaagaacaaataaattaatgttaaaaaaaaaattcaaaccatATAGTTCaacgtttaaaaaaaaattcaaaccatataatttaaaaatgatattaattaaAACGCTTTAAGAACCTActcaaatgaaaagaaaaatcaatatgTTACCTCCTATCTTAAATGGCTATTATTTGTGTTGATAAAAAATGGCTAATAAACTAAGGTAATTAACCGAAATCATTAATGTTACAAACACAAAACCATGTCAATCATTTCCAAGTTATACCACTTTGACCGTGTTTTCCATGTAACAACAGCAAATATTACGGAGACATGTTTGTGCTTTTGTGTTTTgtaaaaccttttttttttttttttaaatcagcCTGCAACTTAATTTATTAGAAACTGGCACAGCCACAGCTGAGGTTGTAATGTCGGACATTACAAAAGAAACACCTTCACGAAGCACATCCTCAATCCACACTTTCGTAACACTTAGCAGCTCTCAATAATTAATGAGATGAATTTTATATGTGATTTTAATCCTTTACAAAACACTTATGGTAAAATAATGAAAAGTTTAATATATGATGCAGAGATTAAAGAAACTAATTTCAAaccatataaattaaaaaaaaatttacattcaAATGGTTCAAGTACCTtctaaaatgaaaagaaaaattaatatatGATAGGTAATAAACTAAAGTAGGCAATAGCAAGAATGTTATATGTTTATTTTAGtactttacaaaatatctttattgtaaaataatttaaagtGTAATATATTATGatgaaattaaagaaaatatataatttaaaaataaaaatacactgAAAGATTACCTACTCaatgaatgaaaagaaaaatcaatgtGCCATCTCCTATCTTAAATAGCTATCatttttgttgataaaaaattgctaataaaataaacaaattaataactttgatgttatatgtttattttaaaaaattcaaaatatactTGTTGCAAATTAATTagaattttaatatattaagaGTAATTAAAGggaattaaagaaattaattttaCCATATCATTTAAATTTTACTAAAATAGATAATAACGAAAATGTTATGTTTATATTATACTTTACAAAATGTCATTTtgtgaaataattaatatttaaatttattttgaagaaattaattttaaacCATATTATTTAAAAAGGCAATTACATTAAAATGACTTacacaaatgaaaagaaaaatcaatgtTATCTCCAATCTCAAATGGATAATATTTTTGTTGATGAAAAATGTCAATGAACTAAAATAGCTAATAACAcaaatgttatattttttaaaatgtttctTTCTACTGATGTTGTTATCGGTTCGAGAAACGATTGCATGTCAACAACATTCAATTGCATGTTTACACGAGTTAATGTGTTTTTCAAATACTTtactaaatatttttaaaaaataattaaaggtTTTATTATTGcaaagaaattaattttataccatatataatttaaatttcattgAAATTATTCAAGTACCGTCacaaaaggaaagaaaattCAATTTATTATCTCCTATGGTAATAAACTAAAATAGCTAATAACACAAATGTTAtatgttactttcaaaaaaaaaacaaatgttatatgtttatttttatgatttacAAGATATCAATTTTGTGAAATAATTAAAAGTTTCATATATTacgaaaaaaattaattacctactctaattttttttagaaagcataAAGGTATATTAAGGAAAAGCTCTGGGAACAAAGCACAAAAGAGTACAGGGCAAAAAGGTGATTAGCTAGTATAACAAAAAAGTTAATCACCTAACATTGAAACGCCAACCCCAAAAAACCTGAGATAAAAACGCCCAACAGAACCATGATCGAGAATATACACAGAAGACTACCACATAAGAAAACTCAACCTAAAGGCTAACCCAAGAGCAAAGAACCTGCCAGAAATACTAATTGTGATAGGCTCCAAGGGTCCCTATCCCAATCTGCGCGCACTAATTTGAGCCACTAGACCTTGAAGAGCACTCTCGTCAGAACAATCATAAACCATACCACACATTTTCCCCACTAAAAGAGCGCACCTCACCCTAGTCAGAACACTATGAGGCTCACTGCTCTGCGGCTCCAAAAGCGTTAGCTCATTACCCATGACAGCAAAATCTTTCACCCCATCCACCAACTCAGAGTCACAACATAGtactaggggtgtacaagggatgggttgggacgggttttggttaaccataacccggccctaaatattgatcgggtcaattcatagaccctaacccgtccctagacccgaagcaacccgacattatgcgggtccaatttaggacgggtctatgtaggacgggaccgggttggcccgatggacaataagtttaagactatttgatactaattgtagataataacatactaaaagagttataagttagaactattttttaggagaaataacttgaaagaatccaattctttcataatctattgcacttgagaggcttacattttgtttgatcatttcttcacttgtttcacatatgcataatacacacacatgattttctcttgttagagcatgaaagtgtcaATAGTTTGACcaacttttatttaattcataaggtaaatgttaaacattttaatttcatctacatggtaagataaatttgagcaccatgtatcacattttaatcactataacaaattaaaattttataaaatatatatgtgggacgggccgggtgacccgagtgtcaacccgaacccgaccctacccgaagtcgggtaactcaaagatcaacccgaacccggtctcttttaatgatcgggccgggttcaacccggccctaaaAGCTTGGGCCGGGccgggttggcgggtagggccgggtcttgtacacccctacaaCATACCCTCTCTTCTATCATCCGTTTTTTTTCCCATCTCGCTTCACTTTCTTGGGCCTTCCGCGAGGTCGAGGCACTTTCGCTAGAGGACAAATAGGCTTGCTAAAAGCAAAATAAGTATTTTATCTCCTATCCTAAATGACTATTATTTTCTTCTAATAAACTATAAttcatctatatatattaaagAAGAAGGTTTCATAAATAATAAATCGTatctaaaatttaataaataaataaatcatataatataaaaatgtaattttaatgATTTGGAATTTCTATTATGTTAAAAATAAGCGccaatataaaacaaaattattttcatgGATTATTTTTCATCATTGGACACTGAACTTGGCACATGGCAAAGTGCAAAGTTTCAATTCGATAGTGCCAAATTTAACcttctttataaaaaaaacctactcatttttccaaaaaaaatcctCAAATCAAACATACTtattttattgatattttttatacCGTTAACAAAGCCGCACTCGAAGATGCATACTACAATTAAACGTGATCAAATGGCTAAAGACATGTCGTGTGAGGACAAAGTTTATGATCATATGGTTCATGTCTCTATTTTCTCACTCTCACCTCTTACTTTCTCTTTTTTACTTCATACATATCTCTTTTCTTTCACTTCATACTCGATTTTAAAGGAGTGTGAATGAAGCTTTATTTCTAACAACCaaagatcaaaagaagaaaataacaaTTTGTTAAAATATTTCGTTTGGAGTGTTTTCTCCTTGTTAATTTATCCACAGGGTTAAAAAAAGTGTTTATGAAAAATGGAAGCTTATCCAAAATCATGCAACAAAACGTGTAGAAAGTGAGAAAACAAACTTGTAGAGAACCAGAATGAAAATGGTAACaccaccagtccaccaccacCCCTCATCATAGTAGATGTAATGTGATAAAGGAGAAAGTGATATGTTTAGTGAATTTAATGTACCCAAAGACGCTCTCTCTGTTGCATTTTCTCCTTTCCTTTATACCTTAATCAATGTCCCCACAATCTCAACGGCTCAAATCCAACGTCTTCCAAAATCCATTCCAAACTATATTCCTCACATTGTTACATTTATAACACCACTCATCATCTTCTAAGTTTTCGTCATTTTCATGTAACCTCACATACAAGTCAAACCCTTGTTTCTATAATTCTATCACTAACCAAAACCAACAACGCTTGTTCCAATTTTAGCCACACGCTCTATCCACCAATCAAGAAGACAAAACAgaatttagaagaaaaaaactgACCTCATTTTATCATATCATGGTTCATATCGGTTACCATGCAAGAGCTCCAAATTTAGGCAAAGAAAACGCTAATGAGGTAATGGTGATTTATTTAGCATTTATGCACCTTAAACTGCTCCTATGTTTTCGTCCAACAAACGATTgtttctccttcatcttctcctcCTCTGTTTCACATTGctctgtttttttgttttctttctatctttctGTTTTTTTGAGGATGAGATGAGAGATTTTTCGTGAACAGTTTCACGAGATGACAATGTCTTCAATCTCCCCACCACCCACTTCCCTGAAATGGGTTCCTATGCTTTCTGTTTCAGGTTTGCACAAACCCTCGTGAAGGATTGAACAATAGAACACCAACCAAGAAAgccagaagaaaaagaagaacagAACAACCAAAAATGGCTTCTTCCCAAGTTGAAATCGCTTCTTCTTCGCCTTTCGGTTGTGTTCTGAGGGACCGTAATCGCCGCGATGGATGCAGGGAATCCACCGGTTTCCAAAAAAACATCAAGAACTTTGTCATGGACCACCTCAACACATGCATCTCCACCATATCCTCTGACTCTGCAACAAATGAGAATAAGGAACAGAATCAGATGAACAATGCTGCAGCTTCTTGGGTTTCAAAGCCTGCAAATAGCAACAATCTTGCGAGGCTCCGTTTCAAGAGAAACAATCACAGCAACATCAACAACAGCAATGACAATAATGAATCTTCTTTGGCTTCCTTGATCAGCCCGAGACACTCTCGTCTTCTTGATCGATGGGCAGCGAAACAAGCTCGCCAGATGGTGTCGACGTTGGAGAACGAGGAGGCTGAGTTGTTAGCCATTGACAACaatagcaacaacaacaacagcattCTTACAAGAACATCTAGTTCTAATTCTGATGAGTTTTCATCTGAATTTGCAAAGACAAAGCTTGGTGCATCTTCCCTGGTTCAGATATGGGAGAAGAGGCTGAACAAGTCCAGTGTATCCAAGCCCAACACACCAATTGAGAGGTCCAGTTCCAATTCTGCTACCAGCAGCATTGAAATTACTTTCTCTGTGGCAGAGCAAAGCAGAGTGTTAGAAACAGGGGAAACAGGGGAATGTTGTGAACTGCCTTCAGGGAATGAGGAACCGTTCCCTGATTGGGAATCTGACAAGACAGGACAGAGTAGTGATCAATCCGTTTCGCCGCCACGAGGGAGGTGGAGTTCTTCTGAGAGCAGCGACAGGGTCAGTGTTGCAAACATCATAAAGAGGCTTCAAACACAGAATGATGACAATGATCATGAAGGGTGTGGTGGTACTAGTAGTGTGGCAGATTCACCTTCCGCAGCAGAGAATTCAGAACAGAGAGTTTTTCCCCAGGTAACTTGTACCCCGAGAGTTAGAGGGCGCAAGGCGTTCGATGATTTGCTCATGAAGTTGGAGCAGGACAGGCATGGGGAGCTGAAGAACCTTTCAGAACGTGGAGCTGTCTCCAAGTTCACACAAAGAGGTCGCATTCAGGTAAAAAACTGAggattcttcttcctctacttCTTCTTTTTGTTATGCTATGTTTGAGTTTCTTTAAAGAGTTTCCATTGAATTGAAACTCGTTTTCTTTGTGTCACACATTGCAGGCATCGCTTCGACTTAGATTGTTACAACGTGGGGTGGTAGTTAATGAGCCCTACCGCTTGAAATCAACAGCATCTGAAGTGAACAGACAACCAGCACAGGGATCTGCAATTATGCAACTAAGGTTTGATAATGAACTCTTTTATTATAGAAAGATCTCTAATTGCCCTTTTGGTCTAGAAAGAATCACACTACATAAAGTGAAATTTAGACGTCTACCAGGAGAACTTAGAAGATTATTATTGCACAGTTTGATCAAGCATTTCCTTCTATAaattgttacttttttttttgaagtttgttTCATTAAGTGGCACTTTGCAAGGTAcaaaatctatatatatgtgtgtgtagtGGTATTTGTTACATGATATGGTTATATGAGGAAGATTTTATTAGCCTATTAGGTAATCAATAGCCAATATAAAACCTTATGGTATCTTCATAGCAGGAACTATTATATTTAATGCACTATTTCTATTATCTAGGAATGCCACTTTATGGAAAGCAGATGAATAAACTAATTCTGCTATTTTATACAAGCTTTTGACTCTTCTAGTGGTTATCATCCTTGTGGCACCTTCATTTAGGTTTCCATAACATGAAGACAGAAAGATTCATGACAAATTCACAACTAAGTAATTGAGTAGGATACTAAATGccaaatgtttttataaattgcAGGGAAAAATTTAGCAATGGAGCTGAACAGAGAAAAACAGTCCAAGCAGAAGTAGCAAGCCCAAAAAGTCCTCATAAGGAGATAGCAAACAAAACCACACAATTGGATAACTCTTCCAGTGTTGATCAAATCAACAAAGACAAAAGCAGCAA contains:
- the LOC130722943 gene encoding uncharacterized protein LOC130722943 isoform X2 gives rise to the protein MMRGGGGLVVLPFSFWFSTNMVRARGDGYAGGSAPRVPPYVSTHRAHAAAHVEQPLPQLVKRKRSKRSRTGKGPNSTAAIKMLSRDLLVEVITIVASQSIIDLHSIKMCCKDFLDAAEDDYVWRRVSLDTFPLIHWLPNDNTSSFLNRCMECGNMESLYREGLRKYFDYSNGKIDGLEILKVAAENGHMEAKYVCGMISLCSENDDLRKQGLKFMRFLRKSKCVVASRNKVKKLLGFMWKNNGILGRNQSPLCISKSTCKGWRVKMDKWTLIDDDDDDVISSYEYCRWDHELEHFYRLFNIH
- the LOC130722943 gene encoding uncharacterized protein LOC130722943 isoform X1, yielding MMRGGGGLVVLPFSFWFSTNYIAFQVFFLQLDMVRARGDGYAGGSAPRVPPYVSTHRAHAAAHVEQPLPQLVKRKRSKRSRTGKGPNSTAAIKMLSRDLLVEVITIVASQSIIDLHSIKMCCKDFLDAAEDDYVWRRVSLDTFPLIHWLPNDNTSSFLNRCMECGNMESLYREGLRKYFDYSNGKIDGLEILKVAAENGHMEAKYVCGMISLCSENDDLRKQGLKFMRFLRKSKCVVASRNKVKKLLGFMWKNNGILGRNQSPLCISKSTCKGWRVKMDKWTLIDDDDDDVISSYEYCRWDHELEHFYRLFNIH